TAGATGGGGGTGTGTTGGAGGAAAATAGTCCCCAGTGTGAGCAGGTGCTTCCACCCCAGGAAACAAGGGTGCTGGTGGATATGCTAAGAGCTGTGGTTTTGGAAGGGACCGGAGCTTCTGCCTCCTCCATTCAAAGATTCGTAGCTGGTAAAACTGGAACCACCAACGACTATATGGACGCATGGTTTGTGGGCTTTACTCCACACATAGTGGCAGGCGTTTGGGTTGGGTTTGACTTAAAGAGAAGTATGGGAAAGGGAATGGCTGGCTCAAGGGTTGCCCTTCCAGTATGGATTGACTTTATGTCCTTTGCGGCTTACATGTATCCAAAGGAGGATTTTCCAACACCAGAAGGGGTAGTCTTTGTGGAATGCCCAACTTACATGGCTTTTGTTAGTGGTACGGAAGGTGTATGTGGTTCAGGAAGTCAAGAGGGAAAAGAGCAAAAGGACGAGTTAGAGGGTATAGTAGACCCAAAATTCTTGCAAGAGCAACCAGAGGTTAAGGAGGTACCCTGATGGCCCTGATAAAGCCCTACAGAAGTATATATCCCAAGATCCATCCTTCTGTGTATATGTCCGAGAACGTGGTAGTTGTGGGAGACGTGGAAATAGGCGAAGATTCAAGTCTATGGTTTGGAACAGTAGTCAGAGGAGATGTAAATTACGTACGCATAGGCAAGGGAACCAACATTCAGGATAATTCAGTGGTCCATGTAACACACGAGACCTACCCGACCATAATAGGGGATTACGTGACCGTTGGGCACAGGGTAGTGCTTCACGGGTGTAAAATAGGAAACTTTGTTTTGGTTGGTATGTCCGCTGTGGTGATGGATGGGGTAGAAGTGGAAGATTACGTGCTGATAGGTGCAGGCGCACTGCTAACACCTGGAAAGAAATTCCCATCCGGTGTTTTGGTAGCAGGCTTTCCCGCCAAGGTGGTTAGGGACTTAAAACCTGAGGAGATAGAGGCAATAAAGCAATCTGCTTACAACTATATCTCATACAAAAACGCATACTTAAATGAATCTAAAGGATCTTTTGGATGAAATAAGGTACGCATCAAAAACTGCGGTTATCGTGGTAGAAGGTAAAAGAGACAGAGAAGCTCTAAAAAAACTTGGAATAGACAACGTTATAACGATTGCTGGAAAGAGACTAACTGATCTTGCAGAAATTCTAGAAGGCAGGACCTTAGTAATACCCCTCTTTGACCTGGACACTCACGGGGAAAGGATACATCAAAAGGTAGTGGCAATTTTATCTTCACAGGGATATATTTTAAAAACTGAGTATAGGGATAAACTTAGAAAGCTTGGAATAATTTACGTGGAGGACTTGTATGAAAAAGTCAGAAGTGTTGAGAAACCTGCTGATCCAGGATAAACTCATAAAGCTCAACTTGGGCCTATTGGAAGGTCTGATAAGGGAGGTAAAGCCAGACATAGAAGAATCTAAGATAGTTGTGGAAGTATGCTTGGAAGAAGAGGAAAGACAGAATCTTTTAAAGGTTTTGACGGATTTTGAGAGAGAATTTACCGAGCTTATTAACCAATCCTTAGACTATTTGTACGATCTTTATGAGATATTTAACTTTGAAATAACTTTTCTATCAAGCCTTCCGGAGGAGTTGGAAAGAGAAATAGAAAGATTGGACACGGTTAATAGCATAAACAGCCGGCTGGAGGATATTGTGAAACTTTTGGAAAGCGTTCTAAGCATGGTAGATTGGGATGAAAAGGTAAAGGTAATCCTTACTCCGCTGAGGATATACAAGGATGTCCTTGAGCATGCTATAAGCTTTAATCAAAAGTTGGGCAGGAACCTTTTTTACGCATTCTGAAGCATCTGATAAACCTTCTTTGCCGCTTCCTGCTGAGCCTCTTTTTTATTCCTTCCACTTCCTATTGCTCTGTATTCTCTTATGGAGCACTCAACTTCAAATATCCTATCGTGCTCCTTTCCACTTACATTTACCACCCTGTAAACAGGTCTTTCCTTCCACCTACTTTGCGTAAGCTCCTGTAGAAGCGTTTTGTAGTCCTTTTTGTATAGCTCCTTCTCTATTACCTCCTTCATCCTATCTCCGTACTTACTAAAGAACAACCGCCTTAACTCGTTCATGTTTCTGCCAGAGTCAATGTAGATTGCACCCAAAAGTGCTTCAAAAAGGTCTGCTAGAACAGAACTACTGACAAACTTACTCTTGCCCGAGATCTTCACGTACTTGTGCATTTCCAATTCTTCTGATATAGAAGAGAGAAACTCTTCACTTATAAGGTAAGCCTTTGCGCTGGCCAAAACTCCTTCCTTGTAGTTGGGAAAGTTCTCCACCAAAAAATCCACCACTAAAAAATTCACTATAGAATCGCCTAAGAATTCTAAAAGTTCGTAATTTTGTCCACTGTTTTTGTACGATCTGTGGGTCAGGGCAGTTTCTAAATACTTTATGTTTTTAAAATGATAGCCTATTTTTTCTTGCAGTTCTCTATAGTCTTCTAAAGACGAGGCAGGCATTTGTGCCACCGAACCCAAAAGAATTGGAAAGGGCTACATTTACTTCCTTTTTCACTGCCACATTTGGCGTATAATCCAGATCACACTCAGGGTCTGGGTTTTCTAAGTTTATTGTGGGTGGAATTATACCCTCCTGTATGGTTTTTACTGTAGCAACTGCTTCCAAGGCTCCTGCCGCTCCCAAAAGGTGCCCCACCATGGACTTGTTTGAGCTTATCTTCAACCTGTAGGCGTGCTCCTTAAAGAGGGCTTTTATGGCAAGTGTTTCAGACTTATCATTAAGAGGAGTAGAAGTTCCGTGAGCGTTTATGTAATCCACCTCTTCTGGGGGAATACCCGCATCTTCTAAGGCAAGCTTCATGCACATGTAAGCGCCCTCTCCGTCTGCACACGGAGCGGTTATGTGGTAAGCGTCGTCTGTAGCACCATAGCCCACAAGCTCCGCATATATCTTTGCCCCCCTTGCCTTTGCGTGCTCGTATTCTTCCAAAATCAGTATGGCAGCCCCTTCTCCCATAACAAATCCGTCCCTTTCTAAGTCAAAGGGCCTTGAAGCTTTTTGAGGCTCATGGTTTCTCGTGGATAAAGCCCTCATGGAGGCAAAACCAGCCACGCCTAAGGGAGTGATCGCACTTTCACAACCCCCAGCTACCGCTATGTCTATATCACCCTTTTGTATGAGCCTAAAGGCATCTCCTATGGAGTGGTTCCCAGTAGCACAGGCGGAAACTACGCAGTAGTTGGGACCCTTTAGCCCAAACCTTATGGCTATTAGCCCACTTGCCATGTTTGATATGCCGTAAGGGATGAAGAAGGGAGATACCCTTCGCGGACCCTTTTCCATGAGAACCTTCTGCTGCTCTTCTATGTCTCTAAGCCCTCCTATGCCCGTGCCCACTATCACACCAACTCTATAGGGGTCAAACTTCTCCTCTAGTAGCCCGCTGTCCTTTAATGCTTCTTCCGCCGATGCGACCGCATACTTTATAAAGTCTGAAACCTTTTGGGCTTCCTTCTTGTCAAAATAAAGCTCTGGATTGAAATCCTTCACCTCTGCCGCTATATGAACGCTTAGCCCTATCTCTTCTGGATCAAACCTCCTTATCCTATCTACTCCGCTTACACCTGCAACTAAATTTTTCCAAAACTTATCCACACCCGTTCCTATGGGGCTTACTACCCCAAGGCCGGTAATTACAACCCTTCGGGTCAAGCCTGCACTCTCTCCTTAAGGTAGTTTATAACGTCGCCCACCGTTCTTATTTTTTCGGCGTCTTCGTCTGGTATTTCTATGCCAAACTCCTCCTCAAAGGCCATCACCAATTCTACAACATCCAAAGAGTCCGCTCCCAAATCTTGGACAAAGCTGGCTTCATTTTTAAGCTTTTCCACTTCTACACCCAACTGGTCTGCTATAATCTCCTTAATCCTACTTTCCAGGTCCATCACAAAACCTCCTTTGAGAGTGTGTATTCAATTATACCACAAAACCCAGCAGTTCTCTGAGTTTTTTAACCGGATCCTTTTCCTTCATCAGAGAGGTGCCAATCAGAAAAGCATCCACTCCTAAGGATTCAAACTCAACGATCTGTTCCCTGTTTTCTATACCACTTTCCACTACCACAAACTTTGCTCCCATCTGCTTGATCTTTGGAGCAAGTTCTTTAGAGAGGTTTAGGTCTACCCTTAGGGTTTCCAAATCTCTGTTGTTAATGCCTATGATCTTGGCTCCAGCCTTAAGAGCCCTTTCTGCCTCTTCCATACTGAAAACTTCTACCAGCGCGTCCAATTTTAAGCTTTCTGCATAAGCCAAAAGGTCTGCAAGCTGCTCGCGTTCAAGTATCCTAACAATAAGAAGGATGGCATCTGCCCCAAAGGCTTTGGCTTCCAAAACCTGCACCGGATCAAAGATAAAGTCCTTTCTCAGAACAGGTATAGAAACAGCCTTTCTTACCTCTTCTAAATCTTCCAAAGAACCGCTGAAGAACTTATCCTCCGTCAACACAGAAATGGCAGACGCTCCTCCCTCTTGGTAAAGCTTAGCCTGCTCCGCTGGAGAGACCTTCTTTATGAGTCCAGCAGAGGGAGAAGCTTTCTTTACCTCCGCTATTATCCTCGTCCTACAGTTTTTAAGCGCCTTTTCAAGGGAAAAAAATCTATCCCTCCTCCTTATCCTTTCGTGCAAAAAACTTACGTAATCTTGGTCTTTTCTTAAGATCTTTTTTTTATGAAGGAGAACTTCCTGCAGGAAGCTCAGGGATATATCCTCCGGTAATTCTTACCTTCCTTCTTGTATATTGCCTCTACGAAGAAGCCTTCTTTTTGGAGCTCATGGTATATATCCTTTGCCTTTTTTTCTCCCTTTACCGCAAGCACCACACCACACCTGGGGTCTATCTCATCCGGTATGGGTATTAGCTTTGCCCTTCCCTTCAGGTATTTTTCCGCTCTTACTCCCTCGGATATGGCTGAAAAGGTTATAAAATGGTCTGGCTTTTCAGAAAAGGGATTTATCATCATAAAAAATTGCCTTACGTGAAGTTTTACGCCTAAGGAGTGAAACTTTATCCAATACCATAAAGATGGCTCTGATGGTGTAGATGACTTCTTTATTTCAGCTATAACCTTACCGTCTTCCTTTTTTATGCTCAAAAGCTGGTTTCCAGTTTGTTTGGACCAGTTGTATATATCCCTTTCAAAACCTGGATCTGTGGATATTACCGTTATAA
The genomic region above belongs to Thermocrinis sp. and contains:
- the fabF gene encoding beta-ketoacyl-ACP synthase II, producing MTRRVVITGLGVVSPIGTGVDKFWKNLVAGVSGVDRIRRFDPEEIGLSVHIAAEVKDFNPELYFDKKEAQKVSDFIKYAVASAEEALKDSGLLEEKFDPYRVGVIVGTGIGGLRDIEEQQKVLMEKGPRRVSPFFIPYGISNMASGLIAIRFGLKGPNYCVVSACATGNHSIGDAFRLIQKGDIDIAVAGGCESAITPLGVAGFASMRALSTRNHEPQKASRPFDLERDGFVMGEGAAILILEEYEHAKARGAKIYAELVGYGATDDAYHITAPCADGEGAYMCMKLALEDAGIPPEEVDYINAHGTSTPLNDKSETLAIKALFKEHAYRLKISSNKSMVGHLLGAAGALEAVATVKTIQEGIIPPTINLENPDPECDLDYTPNVAVKKEVNVALSNSFGFGGTNACLVFRRL
- the rnc gene encoding ribonuclease III, yielding MPASSLEDYRELQEKIGYHFKNIKYLETALTHRSYKNSGQNYELLEFLGDSIVNFLVVDFLVENFPNYKEGVLASAKAYLISEEFLSSISEELEMHKYVKISGKSKFVSSSVLADLFEALLGAIYIDSGRNMNELRRLFFSKYGDRMKEVIEKELYKKDYKTLLQELTQSRWKERPVYRVVNVSGKEHDRIFEVECSIREYRAIGSGRNKKEAQQEAAKKVYQMLQNA
- a CDS encoding gamma carbonic anhydrase family protein, producing MALIKPYRSIYPKIHPSVYMSENVVVVGDVEIGEDSSLWFGTVVRGDVNYVRIGKGTNIQDNSVVHVTHETYPTIIGDYVTVGHRVVLHGCKIGNFVLVGMSAVVMDGVEVEDYVLIGAGALLTPGKKFPSGVLVAGFPAKVVRDLKPEEIEAIKQSAYNYISYKNAYLNESKGSFG
- a CDS encoding sulfurtransferase TusA family protein, which translates into the protein MEVMEKEEKKVLDLSGLMCPLPIVITSEKVRRLKEGEVITVISTDPGFERDIYNWSKQTGNQLLSIKKEDGKVIAEIKKSSTPSEPSLWYWIKFHSLGVKLHVRQFFMMINPFSEKPDHFITFSAISEGVRAEKYLKGRAKLIPIPDEIDPRCGVVLAVKGEKKAKDIYHELQKEGFFVEAIYKKEGKNYRRIYP
- a CDS encoding toprim domain-containing protein; amino-acid sequence: MNLKDLLDEIRYASKTAVIVVEGKRDREALKKLGIDNVITIAGKRLTDLAEILEGRTLVIPLFDLDTHGERIHQKVVAILSSQGYILKTEYRDKLRKLGIIYVEDLYEKVRSVEKPADPG
- the trpC gene encoding indole-3-glycerol phosphate synthase TrpC, yielding MSLSFLQEVLLHKKKILRKDQDYVSFLHERIRRRDRFFSLEKALKNCRTRIIAEVKKASPSAGLIKKVSPAEQAKLYQEGGASAISVLTEDKFFSGSLEDLEEVRKAVSIPVLRKDFIFDPVQVLEAKAFGADAILLIVRILEREQLADLLAYAESLKLDALVEVFSMEEAERALKAGAKIIGINNRDLETLRVDLNLSKELAPKIKQMGAKFVVVESGIENREQIVEFESLGVDAFLIGTSLMKEKDPVKKLRELLGFVV
- the acpP gene encoding acyl carrier protein produces the protein MDLESRIKEIIADQLGVEVEKLKNEASFVQDLGADSLDVVELVMAFEEEFGIEIPDEDAEKIRTVGDVINYLKERVQA